The bacterium genome includes a region encoding these proteins:
- a CDS encoding dCMP deaminase family protein: MSRTSWHTYFMDIAQAVSTRATCDRLKVGAVIVKDHRILTTGYNGSLPGSPHCDEVGHLVKDGHCVRTIHAEQNAVLQAARFGISLSDATCYCTFKPCLQCLKALLGAGVTRIIFGEIYGNEKSYFGEEDILKGFGKNPVQSIEEAIEADAKAAAGKLVQGL, translated from the coding sequence ATGTCACGCACCAGTTGGCACACCTACTTCATGGACATCGCGCAGGCGGTGTCGACGCGCGCGACCTGCGACCGGCTGAAGGTCGGCGCGGTCATCGTGAAGGACCACCGCATCCTGACGACGGGCTACAACGGCTCGCTGCCCGGCTCGCCGCATTGCGACGAGGTGGGGCATCTGGTGAAGGACGGCCACTGCGTGCGGACGATCCACGCCGAGCAGAACGCCGTGCTCCAGGCCGCGCGTTTCGGCATCTCGCTTTCCGACGCGACGTGCTACTGCACCTTCAAGCCGTGCCTGCAATGCCTGAAAGCGCTTCTCGGCGCGGGCGTGACGCGCATCATCTTCGGCGAGATCTACGGCAACGAAAAATCCTACTTCGGCGAGGAAGACATCCTCAAAGGCTTCGGCAAAAACCCTGTGCAGTCGATCGAGGAAGCGATCGAGGCGGATGCGAAGGCGGCGGCGGGGAAGCTGGTGCAGGGGTTGTAG